From Pieris napi chromosome 24, ilPieNapi1.2, whole genome shotgun sequence:
TTTTCAACCGCGTGCGGGCGAGGAGTCATTGTGTTCAGTGTGCGTTGCACAGTCTCGCCGGTCGGACGCGCGCATGCGTACCGTCGTCGCCAAAATGAATGCGAATTATATCGATACGGGTCGATTGATTGAAGAAGTTCGCTTTCGACCGTTGCTGTGGGATCCATCGAAcgaattatacaaaaacaaagacGCAAAAAATAAGGCTTGGGAAGAAGTTGGAGAAGCAATCTTTGGAGAAAATTACATAAAGAAAGACAAaggtatgtttataaaatttgtatttttatcaattacatttataatataaaatttatattatgttggtATAAAAGTCGTCGTTAAACATATGTAGGGTAAGATTTCAATCGATATGTAGGGTAAGATAAGGTAAATTGATCAATTTTACTTGTTGGAGCACTATCTTtatggatttaaaaataagattgtGGATTTTTGATGATTTGAACACTCTTCAACGGTTTACTTGCAGAAAAAACACATTAGATTAGTCATAAATGACTATGAATCATCACTATAGTCTATACTTGAAAGGACgacaatgaattcaattccACTAATAAGTTCTTTCAAATAGGTACTAGGTAGGTACCTCTAGAATATTTGTCTGTCTTGCCACGAAACACTGCCAGCAGGCGATATAAAGTAATCGGCAAACACTTCGCGTAGTGTGTTTCCTGTTCTAGAAACTGGCTGAAGATTCATGTCAATCAAACCACTAATGCTTAATAAGTCATTTCCATTGTAGCCGTCTCGCACTCTgataaaattgtgtaataCGCAACAAGCTTTAACTATAGTTTTTGCGTTGGAGAAGCTCACGTTCATTGGAGTGTGAAACACTCTAAACTTGTTTGATAATATTCCAAATGTACATTCTATGTACCTTCTGGCACGACTTAGACGGTAATTGAATATCTTCTGTTTGTGGCTCATATCATTTCGAAGATAAGGTTTCATCACATAGTTCGATATGCCAAATGCACCATCACCAATTATTATATGAGGTGCCACAATATTAGATCCTTGCAGGTACTTTGGAGCCGGTAaccttaaattatttctttctaACTGTTGAAATAGTACACTGTTTTGGAATATGGTGGAATCAGAGTTTTTCCCACAAGAACCAATGTTGACATAAGTAAAGCAATAGTTGGCAtcgcacattgccagaaggacaatagaataaaaatgtttgtaattgtaaaaCATTGACCCTCCACCTGCGGGATTAACTATGCGTATATGTTTACCATCTATTGCCCCACAACAGTTAGGAAAGTTTGCATACATCTCAAACTCTGCACTAATACGTTGCCACATTTGCGTTGTCGGTTGAGGAATGCATTCTTCGCGTAGTTTTTCCCATATCTCACAGCAAACTTCCTTGACGATTTTGCTTATAGTAGTAACGCCCATTCTGTATGTGACATGTAGATCGGAGTAAGTGTTCCCAGTAGCTAAgaatctgaaaaaaatatatataattattagaacTAGTAGAAAGTTCCAAGTAGGAAAGGATTCATAAAAAGTACAAGTGAGAAGGCGTGatacacaaaatattatttttgccaatttttttttgtttcagataAGCTTTTACGTCAAAGATGGAAATCTGCAAGAGATGGATATTTCAAAACCAAAGCTAATATGAAAAAAGCACCATCTGGTAGCGGGGCAAAAACCgttacaaaatacatttatttcaaagaaTTAAACTTTCTTGATCGTATCACTGAAAACGAAGTTTCAGAATCTATGTACAACATTAATGAACAATCAAGTTCATCTGAAACAATAGCTCACGTAGTAAATAACGACGAAATTTCTGGCTCTTCTCAAAACAGTTCTACTCCGGTGGCTGACCAAGATAAACCAACATGGACTCGGAAGAGGAAACATGAACGGGTACAAGAGAACTCCGCGTTTGAGAAAAAGTTGGTAGATTTGTTAGACAAAAATATGCCAGACATAAGCTCTGACGATTtgtcattttttaattctctAGGTCCAATACTAAAATCTTTTAACagttataaaaaactattatttcgTGCCAAAGTATTGCAAATCGCCATGGATCTCTCCGCGCCAACTTCAAGTGGCACTACGTCGACGTCCAACATCTTGTCACCAGAACATAACTCAAATTCTACTACAACATCAACAACCAATCATTCTAATGATACTACTACGCAACGAGGTTATCAATCAGCAAGTCAATATTACACCGTCATGTCACCAGAAAATGATTCTAATTCTTCTGTAATGTGTGCAACCAATTCATCATATTTTTCAAACCAAACGCTACCAGTCAACGAATCAATGTCTAGTACCACCACTCAGCAAGGCTATCAAACAGCAAATCAATATGATCCTCATTCAACAGTCAATAATTCTGTTCAGCAAAGCTGTGAAGAAATACAGCACTTTCCAAATATTGCATCAGAAAACGacaatttctattaattacatttcaacgagttttgtttttttgattgtttaaatttgtaaataaagtaattactaaaaattaaatagtatttttcatGCCACTTACCTTAAGGTAATCGCCAACTTTTCAACTGGTTCTATAGGTGCTCGACGTAAACttgatctttttaaattatgttctaTCTTGCAGAGTAATTCATCAAATGTTGTTATAGACAGAcgaaaatgtttaaagaacttgtCACTATGTTCTCTTAAATCCGCAAACGATGTAGAGAACGCGCCTCTCAGCAATCTAGTGGCATTGTAAGGATGTACTTGTATACGTCGTCGTCGTTGCCTTTTTTTCCATAAgtaatatagtataataaatacgAGAAGTCTCATCACGACTGTATGAGCCGGCAAACCGATCACGACTGTACGAGGCGGCTAACCGCGCGACTAGCTTTAAAACTAGTTTTATAGTTTCGAGCGGGTCATCCGCGCGCTTACCACCCGCGCGGACAGAAGCGTCACTGTAAAACCACAcgcggtcgccgcacggcgatctgcagtttccatacttaATTCATATACGCAATACAcagaccgctcgagcagttcctgagcaaaccgcatgttgcagtcggtcttgactgcaacatgcggtccgtctatggcccgctttataCGGGTTGCAGACCAAGAGCTAAGCTAGTTTAGCTTAGCTCGCATAGCTGACGCAGTTTTACATACTTGTGTGCAGACCGCAAACTAAGCTATGtgagctaactaaaatatgcgaagctaagttagttgtgtatgccgatgcgcagctacacgagctaagctaagcccCTCCCGCTACCCCGCACACCCTTTGCACATCCTTCGCCGTACTGAGATTTGGCTTAGTTGTTGGTCTGCACactatttatttctagcttagcttagcctagcttgcttggcatagcttagtttagccttggcatagcttagttttcgATCTGCAACCGGCTTTAGTGAGTACAactttatacttaaaaacttAATGCAATTGGGATCATGAAATTAaacaaagtgtaaaatatttattgaacaatTTTAAGGATTATTGTTTGCCATAATAATGGTACAGCCAAGATCGGTGAGTTGCATGACTTCAGCGCCGCCCTCTAGTAGTCGATGCGAGCAAACAGCGAGCTTCTCGCTAATCTCACACTTTTGCTTGTTAGTTAAGTGCCCGGAACTAACTACAGTGGCACTGAGTTGCTCTAGTAATTGCGATGCCGAATAGGCGTCCATtaaaaatctgaaaaaaaaatgtagtcCCAATAATCACCAGGCGTATGATTAAAGTATATGGATTTCTcgaaaactactgaaccgattttgatgaaatttgtattgttgtctttgaataaatattctcAAACTCAATCTCGGTGTGTAGGTTCCGTCAAATTGTGGATAAAAATGCTATCTACATATGGTCATacggagcgttcaagtattacgtaacgcaatttattattgacccccccccccatgtaattCGCCGTAACggtcagtacccaagtacagtactgaa
This genomic window contains:
- the LOC125061795 gene encoding uncharacterized serine-rich protein C215.13-like codes for the protein MRTVVAKMNANYIDTGRLIEEVRFRPLLWDPSNELYKNKDAKNKAWEEVGEAIFGENYIKKDKDKLLRQRWKSARDGYFKTKANMKKAPSGSGAKTVTKYIYFKELNFLDRITENEVSESMYNINEQSSSSETIAHVVNNDEISGSSQNSSTPVADQDKPTWTRKRKHERVQENSAFEKKLVDLLDKNMPDISSDDLSFFNSLGPILKSFNSYKKLLFRAKVLQIAMDLSAPTSSGTTSTSNILSPEHNSNSTTTSTTNHSNDTTTQRGYQSASQYYTVMSPENDSNSSVMCATNSSYFSNQTLPVNESMSSTTTQQGYQTANQYDPHSTVNNSVQQSCEEIQHFPNIASENDNFY
- the LOC125061794 gene encoding protein ALP1-like — its product is MRLLVFIILYYLWKKRQRRRRIQVHPYNATRLLRGAFSTSFADLREHSDKFFKHFRLSITTFDELLCKIEHNLKRSSLRRAPIEPVEKLAITLRFLATGNTYSDLHVTYRMGVTTISKIVKEVCCEIWEKLREECIPQPTTQMWQRISAEFEMYANFPNCCGAIDGKHIRIVNPAGGGSMFYNYKHFYSIVLLAMCDANYCFTYVNIGSCGKNSDSTIFQNSVLFQQLERNNLRLPAPKYLQGSNIVAPHIIIGDGAFGISNYVMKPYLRNDMSHKQKIFNYRLSRARRYIECTFGILSNKFRVFHTPMNVSFSNAKTIVKACCVLHNFIRVRDGYNGNDLLSISGLIDMNLQPVSRTGNTLREVFADYFISPAGSVSWQDRQIF